Proteins encoded by one window of Caminicella sporogenes DSM 14501:
- a CDS encoding ABC transporter ATP-binding protein, translating to MSIILDVKDLKKVYGSRGNTYTALCGISLQIREGEFVGIMGPSGAGKTTLLNIISTIDKPTSGVVTIDGKDILRMNENKLSLFRRDKLGFIFQDFNLLDTLTVKENILLPLAIAKINPKKIEKKVNKVASILGIADILNKYPYEISGGQKQRTAAARAIINEPKLILADEPTGALDSKSSTELLQALSDLNENNKATIMMVTHDAFAASYCNRILFIKDGVIFTELVKGESRKEFFHKILDVLAVLGGDNDDFI from the coding sequence ATGAGTATTATTTTAGATGTTAAGGATTTAAAAAAAGTATATGGTTCAAGAGGAAATACTTATACTGCACTTTGTGGAATAAGTTTACAAATAAGAGAAGGAGAATTTGTAGGCATAATGGGACCTTCAGGTGCTGGCAAGACTACTCTTTTGAATATAATTTCAACTATAGATAAACCAACTTCAGGAGTTGTAACTATAGATGGAAAAGACATATTGAGAATGAATGAAAACAAATTATCATTATTTAGGAGAGATAAATTAGGTTTTATATTTCAAGATTTTAATCTGCTTGATACATTAACTGTTAAAGAAAATATACTTCTTCCACTGGCTATTGCTAAAATTAATCCTAAAAAGATTGAAAAAAAAGTAAATAAAGTAGCAAGCATATTAGGGATAGCTGATATATTAAATAAATATCCATATGAGATTTCAGGAGGACAAAAGCAGAGGACGGCAGCAGCTAGAGCTATTATAAATGAACCTAAACTTATACTTGCAGATGAACCAACAGGGGCACTTGATTCTAAATCATCAACAGAGCTTTTACAAGCATTATCTGATTTAAATGAAAATAATAAAGCTACTATAATGATGGTAACACACGATGCTTTTGCAGCAAGTTACTGCAATAGAATATTATTTATAAAAGATGGAGTTATATTTACAGAACTTGTAAAAGGAGAGAGTAGAAAAGAATTTTTTCATAAAATACTTGATGTTTTAGCAGTGCTTGGAGGTGATAATGATGACTTTATTTAA
- a CDS encoding sensor histidine kinase encodes MNFRKYILDKKYLILFYIILMGFISLVIYLDVTIKVRLDNILYINFVSIVLFLFYLIGEYLLYKRYYEDINYIIKNRKENIINCLPNFGTYIHSLYNKLLISIYEQQNKKIEKLCEEKRENLEFITSWVHEIKIPISVSRLIIENSAAKSKEEILESLEEEIDKIEKYVEQVLYHSRIDDFSKDYLINETDIEKVVKEVVKKHAKVFINKKIKIDIKDVNISVHTDKKWLMFIINQIVDNSLKYTEKGGYIKIYAEKDEKEKRLIIEDNGIGIKKEDISRVFDRGFTGYNGRKNYKSTGMGLYLSKKLAVKLGHDITIESKFKKYTKIVIHFPKLIDYFNVTKI; translated from the coding sequence ATGAATTTTAGAAAATATATATTAGACAAGAAGTATTTGATTTTATTTTATATTATTTTAATGGGATTTATATCATTAGTAATATATTTAGATGTAACTATAAAAGTAAGGTTAGATAATATATTATATATAAATTTTGTTTCTATTGTTTTATTTTTATTTTACTTAATAGGAGAATATTTATTATATAAAAGATATTATGAAGATATAAATTATATTATAAAAAACCGAAAAGAAAATATAATTAATTGTTTGCCTAATTTTGGTACTTACATACATAGTTTGTATAATAAGCTTTTAATTAGTATATATGAGCAACAGAATAAAAAAATAGAGAAGTTATGTGAAGAAAAAAGAGAAAATTTAGAGTTTATTACTTCATGGGTTCATGAAATTAAAATTCCTATTTCAGTAAGTAGATTGATTATAGAAAATAGTGCAGCAAAATCTAAAGAAGAAATATTAGAGAGTTTAGAAGAAGAAATTGATAAAATAGAAAAATATGTTGAGCAAGTATTGTATCATTCAAGAATAGATGATTTTTCAAAGGATTATTTGATAAATGAAACAGATATAGAAAAAGTTGTAAAAGAGGTTGTAAAAAAACATGCTAAGGTTTTTATAAATAAAAAAATTAAGATTGATATTAAAGATGTAAATATAAGTGTACATACTGATAAAAAATGGTTGATGTTTATAATCAATCAAATTGTAGATAATTCGTTAAAGTATACCGAAAAAGGTGGTTATATAAAAATTTATGCAGAGAAAGATGAAAAAGAAAAAAGACTTATAATTGAAGATAATGGTATAGGGATAAAAAAGGAAGATATATCAAGAGTGTTTGATAGAGGATTTACTGGATACAATGGAAGGAAAAATTATAAATCAACGGGAATGGGTCTTTATTTATCAAAGAAGTTAGCAGTAAAATTAGGACATGATATAACAATAGAATCAAAATTTAAGAAATATACGAAAATAGTGATACATTTTCCTAAATTGATAGATTATTTTAATGTTACGAAAATATAA
- a CDS encoding TlpA family protein disulfide reductase, whose product MSELQALYEEMKGQEVNIIGIAADGIDNEIGVLDILRKTDVTFINIIPDEKFMNDFISKIRAVPTSILVNDKGEIIGKPIVGSRNREGYKEIIEEALKSIN is encoded by the coding sequence ATGTCTGAGTTGCAGGCATTATATGAAGAAATGAAAGGACAGGAAGTAAATATTATAGGTATTGCTGCTGATGGTATTGATAATGAAATTGGCGTATTAGATATTTTAAGAAAGACAGATGTAACATTTATAAATATAATACCAGATGAAAAATTTATGAATGATTTTATAAGTAAAATAAGAGCTGTACCAACATCTATACTTGTAAATGATAAAGGAGAGATTATAGGTAAACCTATAGTTGGTTCAAGGAATAGAGAGGGATATAAAGAAATAATAGAAGAAGCTTTGAAAAGTATAAATTAG
- the glpQ gene encoding glycerophosphodiester phosphodiesterase translates to MRKVFALFIALFTVIAFCSNMSYAQQGKKIVIAHRGACGYLPEHTLEAKAMAYAMGADYIEQDVVMTKDNKLVVLHDHYLDRVTNVAKVYPDRKRKDGRYYVIDFTLDEIKKLEMTEGFSIKDGKEVANFPERFPIWKSSFRVHTLEEEIEMIQGLNKSTGKNVGIYPEIKAPWFHKHEGKDISLEVLKVLKKYGYISKNSKIYLQCFDANELKRIKNELMPKLGMDLKLVQLIAETSWNETMEYKNGKAVPYNYDWMFEKGAMKKIAEYADGVGPWKPMIVKNDSTRENLKITNLVKEAHEAGLEVHPYTFRLDKGRIPKYAENFEDMLDIFYNKVGVDGIFTDFPDRAVEFLKKLQKNEK, encoded by the coding sequence ATGAGAAAGGTATTTGCTTTATTTATTGCTTTATTTACTGTGATTGCATTTTGTAGCAATATGTCTTATGCACAGCAAGGAAAGAAGATTGTAATAGCACATAGAGGAGCTTGTGGTTATTTGCCTGAACATACTTTAGAAGCAAAAGCAATGGCTTACGCTATGGGTGCAGATTATATTGAACAAGATGTAGTTATGACAAAAGATAATAAATTAGTAGTATTACACGATCATTATCTTGATAGAGTTACAAATGTAGCAAAAGTTTATCCTGATAGAAAGAGAAAAGATGGGAGATATTATGTGATTGATTTTACATTAGATGAAATTAAAAAGCTTGAAATGACAGAAGGTTTTAGTATTAAAGACGGAAAAGAAGTAGCTAATTTTCCTGAACGTTTTCCTATATGGAAATCTTCTTTTAGGGTACATACTTTAGAAGAAGAAATAGAAATGATTCAAGGACTTAATAAGAGTACAGGTAAAAATGTAGGTATTTATCCAGAAATAAAAGCACCATGGTTCCATAAACATGAGGGAAAAGATATTAGTTTGGAAGTTTTAAAGGTACTTAAAAAATATGGATATATTTCTAAAAATTCTAAAATTTATCTTCAATGTTTTGATGCTAATGAATTAAAGAGAATTAAAAATGAGCTTATGCCTAAATTAGGAATGGATTTAAAATTAGTTCAATTGATAGCAGAAACAAGTTGGAATGAAACAATGGAGTATAAAAATGGAAAGGCAGTTCCTTACAATTATGATTGGATGTTTGAAAAAGGTGCAATGAAAAAAATTGCTGAGTATGCTGATGGAGTAGGACCATGGAAACCTATGATAGTAAAAAATGATTCTACTAGAGAAAATTTAAAGATAACAAATTTAGTTAAAGAAGCTCATGAGGCAGGTCTTGAAGTACATCCTTATACATTTAGATTAGATAAAGGAAGAATACCTAAATATGCTGAAAACTTTGAAGATATGTTAGATATCTTTTACAATAAAGTAGGAGTAGATGGAATATTTACTGATTTTCCTGATAGAGCAGTTGAATTTTTAAAGAAGTTACAAAAAAATGAGAAATAA
- a CDS encoding response regulator transcription factor, which produces MFKIMVVEDDFKIAQIVKENLIKWAFDVKVVEDFSDILNVFNKYRPHLILMDINLPLYDGFYWCNQIRKFSKVPIIFISSRNTNMDIIMAINMGGDDFINKPFSIDVLIAKINAILRRTYSYMKVESDVIEYNNVFLSINDSCVLYEGKQVELTKNEFKIMYILMKNAGSIVSREKIMRSLWEDESFVDDNTLTVNINRLRKKLEEINIKDFIKTKKGQGYIIV; this is translated from the coding sequence ATGTTTAAAATTATGGTAGTTGAGGATGATTTTAAGATAGCACAAATTGTTAAGGAAAATCTAATAAAATGGGCTTTTGATGTTAAGGTAGTAGAAGATTTTTCTGATATTTTAAATGTTTTCAATAAGTATAGACCTCATTTAATACTTATGGATATTAATCTTCCTCTATATGATGGATTTTACTGGTGCAACCAAATAAGGAAATTTTCAAAAGTACCTATAATTTTTATTTCATCTAGGAACACAAATATGGATATTATTATGGCTATTAATATGGGTGGAGATGATTTTATCAATAAGCCTTTTTCTATAGATGTTTTGATAGCAAAAATTAATGCTATTCTTAGAAGAACGTATTCTTATATGAAAGTAGAAAGCGATGTTATTGAATATAATAATGTCTTTCTAAGCATAAATGATAGTTGTGTTTTATATGAAGGGAAGCAAGTAGAACTTACTAAAAATGAATTTAAAATTATGTATATATTGATGAAAAATGCAGGTAGTATTGTAAGCAGAGAAAAAATTATGAGGAGTCTATGGGAAGATGAAAGTTTTGTAGACGATAATACATTGACTGTAAATATTAATAGACTGAGAAAAAAGCTTGAAGAAATAAATATTAAAGATTTTATTAAAACTAAAAAGGGACAAGGGTATATTATAGTATAG
- a CDS encoding ABC transporter permease — MTLFNICVKNIKRNFHNYFIYFMSIVFNVIIYYTFTSIRFNRQIVNFIEGEEKILIVFKFASIVLFVFSLIFIWYSTSFFMRKRKKEIALYSLFGIKKSQIGRMLFYENIIMGMIALGIGLVLGSILSKLFIMILFRFMNILIAVKFTVSFKAILNTIFTFGILFLIISIYGYTIIYRFSIIELFRAQNIKEKEPKSSVIMALSSIIIIFIGYVVGLNVNTSNFLLNTSIVFTTSVMGTFMFFNSFLVFVIKSLKKNKKRYYRGTNIISLSQLSYRIKSNSFTLSVIAILSAVTLTSMGITYSLYYTIVKENTISHPFSYSYISNDKTIDKKVEEIISKYPKNKLINSLEAEFIKVYQKFNKTKKIKEVYLISESKFNQIAKIRGLKDKIHLNNDNEVVLLKYSRSKDEIITGSIVELISNKQKQKFKVVAHKQYYAMNRYRIEDTFVVKDNIYARYYDKNSVDRIKSYKIKNELDSKKLTKEIMKIIPKDVEWNYCLENMPTLMLMGMFLFIGVFLGLVFLIANGSIIYFKQLTEANEEKRRYLILRNIGVSRKEIKESIAKQIGVIFGFPLLMGIFHSLVAITMNYKLFNLNIVNPVVFIMIVYILIYLGYYLLTVNYYNKIVNLETA, encoded by the coding sequence ATGACTTTATTTAATATCTGTGTTAAGAATATAAAAAGAAATTTTCATAATTATTTTATATATTTCATGTCTATAGTGTTTAATGTGATTATTTATTATACTTTTACATCTATTAGGTTTAATAGGCAAATTGTAAATTTTATTGAAGGAGAAGAAAAAATTTTAATAGTGTTTAAATTTGCTTCTATAGTGTTATTTGTATTTTCGTTAATTTTTATATGGTATTCAACTTCTTTTTTTATGAGAAAAAGAAAAAAGGAGATAGCTCTTTATTCACTATTTGGAATAAAGAAAAGTCAAATAGGAAGAATGTTGTTTTATGAAAATATAATAATGGGTATGATTGCTTTAGGAATAGGTTTGGTATTAGGAAGTATATTGAGCAAATTATTTATAATGATATTGTTTAGATTTATGAATATTTTAATAGCAGTAAAATTTACAGTCAGTTTTAAAGCAATTTTAAATACTATTTTTACTTTTGGAATTTTATTTTTAATTATATCAATATATGGATATACCATTATTTATAGATTTAGTATTATTGAACTTTTTAGAGCACAAAACATTAAAGAAAAAGAACCTAAATCTTCAGTAATTATGGCTCTTAGTTCAATAATAATTATATTTATAGGTTATGTAGTAGGACTTAATGTTAATACAAGCAACTTTTTACTGAATACCTCTATTGTATTTACAACATCTGTTATGGGGACATTTATGTTTTTTAATTCTTTTTTGGTTTTTGTTATAAAGAGTTTAAAAAAGAATAAAAAAAGGTATTATAGGGGAACTAATATAATAAGTTTAAGTCAGCTGTCATATAGAATAAAGAGTAATTCATTTACATTATCTGTAATAGCAATACTTAGTGCTGTTACATTAACTTCAATGGGAATAACATATTCTTTGTATTATACTATAGTAAAAGAAAATACTATCTCACATCCTTTTTCTTATTCGTATATTTCTAATGATAAAACAATAGATAAAAAAGTTGAAGAAATAATATCTAAATATCCTAAAAATAAGTTGATAAATTCATTAGAAGCAGAGTTTATTAAAGTTTACCAAAAGTTTAATAAAACTAAGAAAATAAAAGAAGTTTATTTAATATCAGAAAGTAAATTTAATCAAATAGCTAAAATAAGAGGATTAAAAGATAAAATACATTTAAATAATGACAATGAAGTAGTGTTATTAAAATACTCTAGGTCTAAAGATGAAATAATTACAGGAAGTATAGTAGAATTAATATCTAATAAGCAAAAACAAAAATTTAAAGTTGTAGCACATAAGCAGTATTATGCTATGAATAGATATAGAATTGAAGATACATTTGTTGTAAAAGATAATATTTATGCTAGATATTATGATAAAAATAGTGTTGATAGGATAAAGAGCTATAAAATAAAGAATGAATTAGATAGTAAAAAATTAACGAAAGAAATTATGAAAATTATTCCGAAAGATGTTGAATGGAATTATTGTTTAGAAAATATGCCGACTTTGATGCTTATGGGAATGTTTTTATTTATTGGTGTTTTTTTAGGATTAGTATTTTTGATTGCTAATGGTAGTATTATCTATTTCAAACAATTAACAGAAGCTAATGAAGAAAAGAGAAGATATTTAATATTAAGGAATATAGGAGTAAGCAGAAAAGAAATAAAAGAATCTATTGCAAAGCAAATAGGAGTGATATTTGGGTTTCCTTTGCTTATGGGAATATTTCATAGTCTAGTTGCTATTACTATGAATTATAAATTATTCAATCTTAATATAGTAAATCCTGTAGTTTTTATTATGATAGTATATATATTGATTTATTTGGGGTATTATTTATTAACGGTGAATTATTATAATAAAATTGTAAACTTAGAAACTGCCTAG
- a CDS encoding 4Fe-4S binding protein translates to MKRKLVQIITSIGINSYFKGFFEGNIYKGNLKKICVPGLNCYSCPGALGSCPIGSLQAIISDIKYKFSFYVVGFLMLIGGLLGRFICGWLCPFGLIEELLYKIPSPKFRVSKRFEKLKYLKYVILIVFVILLPMFWVNDIGMGSPTFCKYICPVGTIEGGIPLVILNESLRLAIGFLFVWKITLLIIIIILSIVIFRPFCRFICPLGAIYSLFNPISVYKLNIDLDKCTQCGICSQKCKLDIEVYKNPNSLECIRCGECIDSCPHNAIKSQFGFKE, encoded by the coding sequence ATGAAGAGAAAATTAGTTCAAATAATAACTAGCATAGGTATAAATAGTTATTTTAAGGGTTTTTTTGAAGGGAATATTTATAAAGGAAATTTGAAAAAAATATGTGTACCCGGACTTAATTGCTATTCTTGTCCGGGTGCATTAGGTTCTTGTCCCATTGGTTCATTACAAGCGATTATATCTGATATAAAATATAAGTTTTCATTTTATGTAGTTGGGTTTTTAATGTTGATAGGAGGTTTATTAGGGAGATTTATATGTGGGTGGTTATGTCCTTTTGGATTAATTGAGGAATTACTTTACAAAATACCTTCTCCAAAGTTTAGAGTGAGTAAAAGATTTGAAAAATTAAAATATTTAAAGTATGTAATATTAATTGTATTTGTAATTTTACTGCCTATGTTTTGGGTTAATGATATAGGTATGGGTTCTCCAACTTTTTGTAAATATATATGTCCTGTTGGAACTATTGAAGGAGGCATACCTCTTGTTATTTTAAATGAATCACTAAGATTAGCAATAGGATTTTTGTTTGTGTGGAAGATAACTTTATTGATTATAATTATCATATTGTCTATAGTAATTTTTAGACCTTTTTGTAGATTTATATGTCCGTTAGGAGCTATATATTCATTATTTAATCCTATTAGTGTATATAAATTAAATATAGATTTAGATAAATGTACACAATGTGGGATTTGTAGTCAAAAATGCAAATTAGATATAGAAGTTTATAAAAATCCAAATAGTTTAGAATGTATAAGATGTGGAGAATGTATTGATAGCTGTCCTCATAATGCAATAAAAAGCCAGTTTGGTTTTAAAGAATAG
- a CDS encoding CD1871A family CXXC motif-containing protein translates to MRDKIRKIIFILGFVFIGLGIYRGEVGKTFIKAINICLECIGIG, encoded by the coding sequence ATGAGAGATAAAATAAGAAAAATAATATTTATATTAGGATTTGTTTTTATTGGATTAGGCATATATCGAGGGGAAGTTGGAAAAACATTCATAAAGGCAATAAATATATGTCTGGAGTGTATAGGAATTGGTTAA